The sequence tttattgatttgtagctctttgcgaggtcgagggagtttgagaccctGTGGTCGGACCTTGGGGCACCTCAACTTTGGCCGAGGGgtcttgtgtcaggtcggcgggtccgcggacgctttgctgacctgtggtacctcccgaagtcgagggagtctgattctctacggtcgatcctcggggcatcccgaccttagtcgagggggcgctacgggggaccgcgaaggtactaccccgttgttggtgatgagcgccacggggggccgcgaaggtactaccccgtctttccgaagcgtcgaggggtctgggtacgcactgtcgacactcggggcatctcgaccttagtcgagggatcgctcgcttcggggatcggggatcgtcgaccgctcctgggggtccacttcgtggcgccccaggtggagccaccctttccacccctcacggcgccttcccgaggtcgagggagtctggttctctacggtcgaccctcggggcatcccgaccttggtcgaggaatcgttcgtcaggtcgaggggtctgggtacgcactgtcgacctgcgacgcttcccgaggtcgagggagtctggttctctacggtcgaccctcggggcatcccgaccttagtcgaggaggcgctacggggggccgcgaaggtactaccccattgttggtgatgagcgccacggggggccgcgaaggtactaccccgtctttccgaagtgtcgaggggtctgggtacgcactgtcgacactcggggcatctcgaccttagtcgagggatcgctcgcttcggggatcggggatcgtcgaccgctcctgggggtccacttcgtggcgccccaggtggagccaccctttccacccctcacggcgccttcccgaggtcaagggagtctggttctctacggtcgaccctcggggcatcccgaccttagtcgaggaggcgctacggggggccgcgaaggtactaccccgttgttggtgatgagcgccacggggggccgcgaaggtactaccccatctttccgaagtgtcgaggggtctgggcacgcactgtcgacactcggggcatctcggccttagtcgaggaatcctgCTCCATTCCACGTTTCGTCGTCttgcgattcttcccgaggtcgagggagtttgggactctacggtcgagcctcgaggcatcccgattttggccggggaatctgaggatcacagacgacccaatattaaaagaggattacagttatcaaggtgagagaaatatttgcagaaaaaggagctgagtccattgtcctgattgttttgaaccccttagggtttcattggtaatacatccgtagattctcggagttccagcttcgtgggatcagagtcccctccagggacttcaatttgtacgcccctggtcgttgtaccccggcgatttgatacggcccttcccaatttggggcgagctttccttgctcggtcggttgagaagcctcggctctcctgaggacgaggtcccctactttgaagagcttgggcttgactctggagttgtagtattgggccgttcgctgttggtatctcgccatgcgaacccgggcgatctctctcgtttcttcgacaaggtccaagttgctccttagctgggaagagttggtgtcggggtcgtaatgctccattctgggagaaggcaggccgatctctagcgggatgacggcctcagtgccgtatgctaggttgaagggggtctctcccgtgggtagtcggaacgtggtccgatatgcccaaaggacattgtacaagtcctcgacccactgtcctttggaccgatcaagcctagctttaagttcctgcaaaatagttcggttagttacctcggtttccccgtttgtctggggatgggcaaccaaggtgaagcgatgatcaatgccgagttcagagcaaaactccctgaaatgaatattgtcaaattgtcgaccattatcagatataaggatacggggtagtccgaatcggcagattatagacttccacacgaaatcccgcatcttttgctcggtgatccgggcgacaggttcggcctcgacccatttggtgaaatagtcgatggagacgaccaggaactttctctgtccggtggcgaggggaaagggccccaggatgtcgatcccccattgggcaaacggccagggggcgatgatggaggtcagcagagctgaaggtcggcgctggatattggcgtttcgctggcaccgatcgcacttgcggacgaaatctgttgcgtctttttggagtgtgggccagtaatatccctgccgcaggatcttatgggccaaggcccggccccccaggtgatttccgcagatcccttcatggacctctcggagagcatagtccgcctcggaggggcggaggcatctgagaaggggggaagtaaatgatcgtcgaTAGAGCCTGTTCTCATATAGGACATACCGgggggcctggcgcttgattcggcgagcctccatctcgtcatgaggtagggttccgtcctgaaggtagcagacgagcccgtcgatccagcttggctcggagccgatgcacatggtaggctcgggtccctccgtgctgggggtctgaagatactcgagcgcggttcccttaggaagctcgctcatgcgggagcttGCCAgcttggatagctggtctgccctgaggttttccgttctgggaatgtactgaatgttgaaagaattcagggcagatatgagtttccgcaccttttggagatacttttgcatggatggctctttagcttcaaaatctccttggacctggttcatcaccagctgggagtcgctgaatgcCGTCAAGTCTCCCAcgtttagttctttcgccagtttgagcccggcgatgagggcctcatactcggcctcattgttcgaggccgggaactcgaggcgcagggcttgctcagccaccactccgtctggactagtgaggataagtccggccccgctgccccccgaggtcgaagacccgtccgagtgcaggacccatggctgcctcggggcctccTCCGCGGGTCCAGATGGCAggtcggggtcgtccggaagggtgcactccacgatgaagtcggcgagtatctgagctttgatagccggcctgggccgatattcgaggtcgaattccccgagctcgaccgcccatttggcgatcctccccgcacgatccgacctctgcaatatttgcttcatgggctggtcggtcaatatagctatcgtgtgggcttggaagtaaggcctgagtctccgagccgagatgatgagagctaagatggtcttctcaagtttagaatatcgggtctcggcatccctgagaacccggctggtgtaatagaccggcttttggagcttgtcctcttcccggacgagaactgagctcactgcggctggggaggcggccagatataagtaaaggacctcgcctttccggggcttggtgagcagcgggggagaagccagaaggctccgaagatcttcaaaggcctgctggcattcttctgtccaccggaagtctttcggccgtttgaggctcttgaagaaggggaggcaacactcggctgaccgagagacgaaccttcccagggcggctacccgccccgcgagccgctgcacctccttaactgtctttggaggcgacatctcttgcagtgcccggattttctccgggttggcctcaattccgcgctgggtcactatgaaacccaggaacttgcccgaggtgaccccgaacgcgcacttcgccggattgagtttcattcgatattttctgagcttggcgaacgtctcgtcgagatcggctatgtggtgttccgccgctcggctcttcaccaacatgtcgtccacgtagacttccatgttccggccgatctggtctttaaaaatctggctgaccagcctctgataggtggccccagcgtttttcaggccaaagggcatcaccttatagcagtaggtgcccttgtcggtgatgaaggccgtcttctcctcgtcttctggcgccattcggatttgattgtatcctgaaaaggcgtccataaaagttagcagttggtgtcctgaggtggagtcgacgagctggtcgatgctcgggagggggaaactgtcttttgggcaggccttgttcaggtcggtgtagtccacacacatacgccattttccgttagccttctttacgaggactatgttggcgagccagtccgggtaggagacctcccggatgaagccggctccgaggagtttgtccacctcctcggccgcagctcgttgtcgctcgggggcggagcctcttttcttctgctttacaggcctgctggttggtttcacctgaagtcggtggaccatgacctcagggtcaattcctggcacgtccgcgggcgaccaggcgaagacgtcggcattatcccgcaggaagctgacgaggcgatccctctcatgggcgccgaggccggagccgacctgcacggttagcttgggaaaattttctcgtagtgggatttgaataaggagctcaccgggctctacttgcttcttccagggggtgtccctcgcatcgagggtttctatggggagtgaggggcgcgtcgggcggtctggcgcctcagctggttgtttcactgtgtgggccgccatgtagcattgcttggcgaccagttggtctccgcggatctcgcctactccttggccggtggggaaccgcatgagtaaatggcgagttgaaaccacggctcgaagggtgtttaaccctgggcgcccaaggatggcgttgtagaccgagggcagacggaccaccaagaagtccatcctcacagtgctctcccggggggcgaggccaactgtgacaaggaagctagcctcaccttcaaccgagaccgcatctccggtaaacccgactagcggggcattgattctccggagatgtcctcctgtcaaccccattttttggtaggcatggtagtacaaaatgttggctgaacttccattgtcaactaggacacgccttacatcaaacctatttacaatcatggagatgaccacagcgtcatcgtgaggggtctcgaccccttctaagtcctcgtccgagaacgagatgacttcatcagtacgtgggcgcttcgggggtgttccctgggcggccgttcctgccgaggcccgcccgatcatgttgatggtgccggcgatgggcctgttgtcgcctggattttcggttggtgcgacattctccgccggccttctttcctcaggtcgattcctcacgaaccggttgagtactccccgtcggatgagcgcttctatctcgtcccggagttggaagcagtcctccgtgtcgtgcccacggtctcggtggaagcggcaatacttcctggtatttcggggaaatcccgtgtctcgcataggaggcgggggtcggaagaagtcccgaccctcaatttccatcaggatctcggcccggggagcattgacgggtgtatagttctcgtacctcgcctggtacgtccggggccgtggtggagacctcggacgaggaggtgtcctctgctgaggtcgcccctgctgacggggcggactcttcagtctggggagatttttctctctgcggggagaccggctcctttgtcggccgcgctcctcgcggcgcttcttctgcttcttagaggcgggctcgattgcaccccgcctggaggcgactgcctcctcggccttggcatacttccgggctcgggccagcatttcggtgaagtcggccgggaagctcttctcgatggagaagaggaatcggtaggagcgaaccccagttttcagagccgacatggctatcgactggtctagctcgcggacctcccatgtggcggcggtaaagcggtccaggtactctttgagggactccccctccttctgcttgatgtccaggagggagtctgatgtccgtcgctggcgccggctggcagcaaagttggtggcgaactgcctgccgagctgctcaaaggaggacaccgtgttcggcttcagtccagaaaaccaaagccgagcggtccctcggagggtcgctggaaaggctttgcagagtatggcctccgaggacccttgtagggccatgagggcccgataactctccaagtggtcgagggggtcggtgattccgctgtagggctccacctgaggcattttgaatctcacgggaaccggctcgtcctcgatctggtgggagaagggggacttggcagtgaactcaaagtccccttcctgtcttgccttcttgccgtggagtgccgcaatctggcgctccagatgctcaacttttcggtcgagctcccccacccgtgggattgtcgttgtggtttgcgccggcccttggcggtccggggctgactccgcctcggaaagttggggtctccgatCGAAACCTTCTCTCGGTAACTCCCTACGGGGAGTAGCCCGTtctccgttgttggctctggaggagccatgcagattttgactggggagaaccgggccgttggggagacactccggcggggcctgggcctgcgggggaagcgcCGATGAAGCTTCCACGCGCCGTAGGCCCtgcacggcggcggccagggcctggacttgctgtaccagggcattgaactgttccagCTGGACCTGAGGACCTGGGTCAGCTGGAGTTGGgaaattctggacggagtgtccaggactttgcgggggacgccgggagacgttagaggctcccttacttctcaacttcatgactgctactcggtcccttcctctagcgccaactgttgctggaaattggacccgggggcaatcttcggtcgaggagagggagcgggaggtggttactcacggcggggcggtggtccgtcgacgggcggcgtcctccgtctggggcgatcggcgagaaggagcggctgattcccgcggctgggcgacgatccgacagtgggcggcgtcctccgtctgggtgcctgcacacgagccggtggccgggtcttccggcgccggccctccgacgctcaagtcagggagggggcaaatcgtgtagagtagaggtaaacagtgcccgtccccagtatcgattttccaacccccttttatagaccgggggtcggtttacctgcgatgtaacggggcgaagccgtagtacggctcggcatgtcgttcaggtcggcgcttggtcaggcgaataattgcactgatgtcggcgatgagggcgttgtacaacccgaactagcacgctaccaggcgaatttattgcatcagtgtcggaggtatggccgagatcagagacttatcacagttgactagaccctgctgggcttatttgccgtggagagctgggagtccgtagatgacaggagtcacgtgcattaattgttgagtgagccggagatccacatttattgtggagtaagccggagatccgcatttattgtggagtaagccggagatccgcattcattgtggagtaagccggagatccgcattcattgtggagtaagccggagatccatatttattgtggagtaagctggagatccatatttattgtggagtgtgccggaggatcacagcggtcatgcgccataaatgccggaggggcgtcatagtacggtctctggccggacctcggagacgtatagccgtagtaggtggctgacaaaagtaggcctcgggcattggggtttctcttaggtcggagattccgagttcgggtgccgacttcggccttccagggtcgacgattgtgcggcttctttggggcattcgtgtcatttgggggaaaaaccttattcccccaacaattCCTTATCTGCCCAAGCATTTCGGCCAACAAGCTTGCTCCCAGCTGATGAGACTGTGCCCCCCCTGACACCGATTGTTCCCTGTCCATAGGAAATTGCGTCTCATGCTAACTATTTTTTCCACCGCACTAGTTGGCATTCACCAATGTTGTTCTAGGCTTACTTTCCACTCGATTTTCTCTTCTAGGAATCGCCATTCTGATGCTTGTAGTTCTTTACAGTGCAGAGGCGTTGATTCCGCTCATCCAAGCAGCTTCGCAAAGGTATGTCCGGTACCTTCGCTCACACATACAGCGATGATGGAACCCATTTTAAATTTTACCTTCAAACATGTCAGAATCTCATTGGAGCAGACCATAAAACGGTTTGACCGTCGCTAAATAGATCCTGGATCAACTGGAGTTGAGCagaaaattatttaataattgaaaatttttttaattattaaaagtTTCTTATATTATAATTTACAATGCCCGTTGAGCAGTTCTGAAGTTATTAGATGAATCCTGGACAGACCCAAGTTAAATTATTCCGAGATCCCTTAAGAAAACTGTAACTAGTCAATtcaatatcaatataatattaacttacTTCTTATCAACCATTCGCCATATTAATGAATCAATTATTCAATAATTACCTAATTTTATAGCTCTCCTATTTGAATTATTCATATTCTCTAATCTCCTTTAAttgaaaattagaaataaataaaaggtcAGAGTCTTACCTCAATTTAGAAACTACAGTATAAGAACTTGTTGGGCTTCTTTCTATCCGAATGACTGCAGCCCATATAAAATCAGGGTTGACTATAAAAATAGATTCGTATAGAATCAAGTACGAGACCAGCTAGATGACAATGCCCAATTGTTCGAATTGGTTAGTACAGTATAACATAATCCATTTGATCAAGAAATATATAGCCATTCAAGAAAAGTAATATATCAAGGGTTATCAAGTATGGGTTTAATGGTAGCTGATAATAGTAGAGTATAGGATAGACATGGTCGACTAGATAACAGCGTCCGACAATACGGGTTGGTTTGCTCTGGCCAATCAAGCCAGTTAActcatgaaacaaaaatcagaccATAGTACAGGTAACACAATAGGGATTTATGATGAAGAGTCCAACGATGCTCAAcaataatcaaaataaagttAGCACGACGGGTGGCCGCTACAACACTAGTCCAAGACCCTTTATTGGGGTAAACCTAGGTCTCTAACGAGGACATTTAGGACCCTCCTGCTGGGTCCATAAAACCATgcgaagagagagaaacaaaaagaaagaaatcaagggagagaggagagaggagagaggagagagagaaagaggagatcctcttctttttctcaaaATAGGGGAGAACCCgtctctcccttttctctttggatcagagggggcggcggccatggTGGCCAACCCCGATGATGGTGGCCACGGGCGGCTTGACCGTTGCCTCGCTGGCAATGGTGACCAGCCAGCacaaggaagaagggaagaagatccCGAAAAAGGTGAAGGATGATCCATGGCAACTCAGCTTGAACCATAGCTAACTTCCTAACCAGCAACCATATGTTCTCAGGGTTCTTAGATGACGGCGAAAACTGCCTGAAtccaacggccgaatccggcggCCAGTGGCAGCGTAACTCGGAGGAACGATGCCAAAACAAGGCACCCTTATTTCGGAAGGTATTCTAGTGATTTTTGGACTCAAATCAACATGATatagagaagaaggaggagaggatgaAGGATTCTTACCTCGGACTGACGAAGCCTTCGGAGGCTCTTTCCAGCAAGGAATCGAGAAAAAAAGCCCAGAAAGAGGGCTAGGAATTGGCGGCTATTCTGAATGATTCTGGTGGAGGAAATCCAAAAAGGAGGAAAATTAAATAGTCGAGATCCTAGAGTTCGAGTCAAACTCGGATTGCTCTGGAGAGGTCTCCGACTCTGATAGAATCAGAGGAGGAATCGGAATCTTCTTCTCCGCCTGCATCGTGCCACTGTGCATGGTCGGGCAGGGCTTGGCCTCTTTGAGGTGGCCCACAAGCCCATAGAAATTGGGTTGGGCGTGTTCGGGCCGGGCCTAGCCACTCCTGGCTGGCCCATAAGCCCAAAAGTCTGGGTTATTACATATGCCATATACTGTAGAGCCTACAAAAGAATGCCAGCCACCTGCTGTCTTCAGTTGGTTTATCTACATGTTTGAACAGAACTAGCACTCCTTTATATTATATGGGTAAGCACAAAATAAGATTAGATTGTATGCAATTAAAGAAGGaagttatatattttttaattctcATTTTCATGTTCTTACGTCATTTTTTCGTCTATGAAAGAAGTGGTAGGAAGGAAAAGGCCGCCTCCACCTGATCCAATCCCACCTCTAATTAACATTATCTTCAATCAAGAAAACATCCATGGGGTATGATCATCTCAGATGGCTGGTCCATGAACTTCATAAACACAAGCACATATGCGGTTTGATCGTTGATGTGATTCAGTAAAACGGAGAAATTCTGAAACAAATGCCttgaaaataaatagataagaAGAACATGAACAGAGTCTTCAGCAAGGGAGGCATCCGGTAGTTGCCAGCTTACTCATGCATCTGACATATATTTATAGCTAATGATACAGCCATTATAGAACATCAAACCCTCATATAAACATCCATCTTAAGGATCCTGACCCCTATAAGCTCTACTTTAACCCGTTACATATTATTGACATGCCCATGCCCAGCAGAGATTCATGTGACCTTTGAAGCTTGACACTCACAGACAGAAATCCTGAGATTGATCAAGTGGATCTTTGTATTCAGTGGATGACGAATGATTACGAATTTGTCTCTGACCTTCCGTGAGAAGCTGAAGAGCCCTAGGAAGTGGCGGCATGCTCACCTCCAGGACTCCCTCTAGGATCTGCACAACCTGTCCCATTGTTGGCCTGTCATCTTCAGAGTCTTGAATGCACCAGCAAGCAACTCTGCAGACTCTGGTTAGCTCTTCAAGGTCTGCAGACTCTGCAGAGTCTAATAAGCTAAATATATCGCCTTCATTGACCTTTGCTGCCGCCCAGGACGGATAAAAGATTTTGCTCCCATCCGCAGAGGGCGTTGTGTTTCGCTTGCCTGATACCAGCTCAAAGAGCATCATCCCGAAGCTGTAGACGTCAACCTTGGAGGTGATTGGCAGGCCTGAAATCCACTCGGGTGCGAGGTAGCCAACGGTTCCCCTCATGGTTGTCAGGACCCTGCTGAAGTCGCGACCGATGAGCTTCGCCATGCCAAAGTCTGCAACTTTGGCGCAGAAGTCCTTGTCTAGGAGTATGTTGTCTGGCTTTATGTCGCAGTGTATGATGCACTCCCTGCACTTCTCATGGAGGTAGGCTAGTCCTCTCGCAATCCCAAGAATAATTTGATACCTCGTCTTCCAGTCCAGAACCGTGGATTTGTTTTGAAAGAGAAGAGAGTCCAGGGAACCTCCGGACATGTACTCATAAACTAGAAGCCTTTTGCTGCCCTCGGTGCAGAAACCGCGAAGGTGAACTAGATTGACATGCTGAATAGCAGCCAATGTGCTCACTTCGGTTCGGAATTGCTTCTCCCCTTGTCTCAAGCCTTCAAGCCTCTTCACAGCTACTTCGGTTGAGTCAATTAATGTCCCTTTAAAAACGGAGCCAAAGCCACCGCTGCCCAACTTTTCAGAGAAGTTCTTCGTCACACGCCGCAAATCGCCATAAGTAAACTGAATCAAAGAACCCTCAACTTGTTTTGCCATCCGAATTCGTTTCCTCCTTTGAAACGCCCAAATTAGTCCGACGAGAACACCCGAGATCCCAAGAATTCCACCGATGACACTAAGAGTTAGAGCGACTACCAACTTATGTGAGCTACTTGAACCTGGAAAATTAGAAGCAGCGAGCCGGAGATGCAGAGTACCAGCTCCACTATCACCATCATAGAGTTGTCGAAGGTTCCTAAGGTCCCCAGTCCAAATTGAGCATCCACTCACATAAGCATACGCGTTGCAAGAGCAGCTGTTCAAGCAAGCCTGTTCGCAATCTTTAGCACTCCCAACAGTCAAGTTCTGCGGATTGGCAGGCAGTCTCATATTGGTCATCTCAAGGAATCTATCCCCTTCTCCACCGGTCGAGCTTTTATTGCTGCATCGCAAACTGGTTTTCCTCATGCACCCTGACTTCCAAACATTGAACTCCCATTCTTTCAACGAAGCTGGTTCGAAACCATGGGAGCACCTGCAAGTATTCAAGCTTTTCTGGTCGCAGATACCAAAAGCTCCACATAGGGAGTAGACATCACATTGAGCCAAAGGTTGAGTAAAGACTGTCTGCCACTTCTGGGTGCTGTTCAACCAATACCATTGTCTTAATAGCCCAGATGAATCAATAACACACCGAGTGATGAAAGAACTGTCGAGGATGGTATACATGGCATACTTCCGCTGCTTGTTGTCGACGAAGGTGAAGTTGAAGGGAGTGCTTTCTCTGGTTCCAGGGACTGCAGTGAAGTACTGGCCATTCCACAGCCCACTGCTCCAATAAATTTCAGAACCATTCCACAGCAATACGAACTGATTGGATCCATCGGGGTCCATACTTTGAGCGAAAGGCCCGGGGGCGGGATTCTCAGGATTCTCCCATGAAGTGGTGCTCTGATACTCCCCTGTGATCTTGTTAACTCCAAGCCATCCTCCTGGCATCCATGTGTCAGTTGGGTGATCAAAACTCTGCCAAATTGTAGTGTTTGACCCCTTGCTTATAACAAGATTTCCGGTGTCCAGAAGCACAGCAACCGTGGAATTGGAGGTTGATGGAGTTGAATTGGATGACCAAACTGGGATTTTGGAACTGTTGAGAAGGACTAATTTGCCATCTTCCGAGATTTTTAGCTCGGCAGAGGAGGTGTTGGAGATGGGTGTTGCTCTGTTCGCCACCCAGATTACAGTTTGGACTGGAATTGTTTTGTACCAGATACCTATGTAGTAGTTACGGGAGTTACCTGGTGTGAAGAACCCCAGCTCAAAGTGGCCTTCTTTGGACACAATGGTCTGGTTTCCGGAGACGGACTGGCCCAAAGAGATGGTATCAGTTGCTACACCGCGTTGGATgttgagagaagagaagagagagaagagaagaaagatggaAAGAGAGGAACATGGCCTTATCTCAGTATCCATGGGGGCAGAAGCAAGCGACAGAAACCAGCCTGCCTATGTAAATATATGTAAATAAGAAGTCGCTGCAGCTTCTTTATAGATTCTTTGTCTACCATGAAATATTTTAGATAAGTATGGTAGAGACCAGATGTTgcatgtcttctttttttttcctctccctctctttttaaATCTTAACTAGTCATATCGTTACACCTGGTCAAAGAACCGGTTTGTCCAACGATCGTTTCACCCTCCAACCAAACCCTTCTCTCT is a genomic window of Phoenix dactylifera cultivar Barhee BC4 chromosome 4, palm_55x_up_171113_PBpolish2nd_filt_p, whole genome shotgun sequence containing:
- the LOC103710748 gene encoding G-type lectin S-receptor-like serine/threonine-protein kinase At2g19130, with the protein product MDTEIRPCSSLSIFLLFSLFSSLNIQRGVATDTISLGQSVSGNQTIVSKEGHFELGFFTPGNSRNYYIGIWYKTIPVQTVIWVANRATPISNTSSAELKISEDGKLVLLNSSKIPVWSSNSTPSTSNSTVAVLLDTGNLVISKGSNTTIWQSFDHPTDTWMPGGWLGVNKITGEYQSTTSWENPENPAPGPFAQSMDPDGSNQFVLLWNGSEIYWSSGLWNGQYFTAVPGTRESTPFNFTFVDNKQRKYAMYTILDSSFITRCVIDSSGLLRQWYWLNSTQKWQTVFTQPLAQCDVYSLCGAFGICDQKSLNTCRCSHGFEPASLKEWEFNVWKSGCMRKTSLRCSNKSSTGGEGDRFLEMTNMRLPANPQNLTVGSAKDCEQACLNSCSCNAYAYVSGCSIWTGDLRNLRQLYDGDSGAGTLHLRLAASNFPGSSSSHKLVVALTLSVIGGILGISGVLVGLIWAFQRRKRIRMAKQVEGSLIQFTYGDLRRVTKNFSEKLGSGGFGSVFKGTLIDSTEVAVKRLEGLRQGEKQFRTEVSTLAAIQHVNLVHLRGFCTEGSKRLLVYEYMSGGSLDSLLFQNKSTVLDWKTRYQIILGIARGLAYLHEKCRECIIHCDIKPDNILLDKDFCAKVADFGMAKLIGRDFSRVLTTMRGTVGYLAPEWISGLPITSKVDVYSFGMMLFELVSGKRNTTPSADGSKIFYPSWAAAKVNEGDIFSLLDSAESADLEELTRVCRVACWCIQDSEDDRPTMGQVVQILEGVLEVSMPPLPRALQLLTEGQRQIRNHSSSTEYKDPLDQSQDFCL